A DNA window from Mycobacterium sp. IDR2000157661 contains the following coding sequences:
- the whiB1 gene encoding transcriptional regulator WhiB1, whose product MDWRHKAVCRDEDPELFFPVGNSGPALAQIADAKLVCNRCPVTTECLTWALESGQDAGVWGGMSEDERRALKRRNARTKARTGV is encoded by the coding sequence ATGGATTGGCGCCACAAGGCGGTCTGTCGCGACGAGGATCCGGAGCTGTTCTTCCCGGTGGGGAACAGTGGGCCGGCGCTCGCCCAGATTGCGGACGCGAAGCTCGTCTGCAACCGCTGCCCGGTGACCACGGAGTGCCTCACCTGGGCATTGGAGTCCGGCCAGGACGCGGGTGTGTGGGGCGGTATGAGCGAAGACGAGCGTCGCGCCCTCAAGCGCCGCAACGCCAGGACTAAGGCCCGCACCGGGGTATAG
- a CDS encoding sensor histidine kinase, translated as MSTLGDLLAEHTILPGHAVDHLHAVVGEWQLLADLSFADYLMWVRRDDGAFVCVAQVRPNTAPTVLLADAVSTVAAADAMPVVTAAFETGSIGVGSAVQQQVSSGLNVEAVPVRYKDEVVAVLTHQTALASRKVSPLEAAYLDCASDLLHMLSEGTFPNVGDLAMSRSSPRVGDGFIRLDEAGVVAFASPNAISAYHRMGLAAELEGHNLVSVTRPLIGDPFEAQELANHVRDSLGGGSSMRMEVEAGGAAVLLRTLPLVVHGRPVGAAMLIRDVTEVKRRDRALLSKDATIREIHHRVKNNLQTVAALLRLQARRTTNAEGREALLESVRRVSSIALVHDALSMSVDEEVNLDEVVDRILPIMNDVATVDSPIRIDRVGDLGVLDADRATALIMVITELVQNAIEHAFDTSTRQGCVTIRAERSARWLDVVVHDDGRGLPEGFSLEKSDRLGLQIVRTLVSAELDGSLGMHEVPAGGTDVVLRVPLGRARRPAQ; from the coding sequence TGTGGGTGCGCCGCGACGACGGCGCCTTCGTCTGCGTGGCACAGGTGCGGCCCAACACCGCCCCGACGGTGCTGCTCGCCGACGCCGTCAGCACCGTGGCCGCCGCCGATGCCATGCCGGTCGTGACCGCGGCGTTCGAGACGGGCTCGATCGGAGTGGGATCGGCTGTCCAGCAACAGGTTTCGTCCGGACTGAACGTCGAGGCGGTACCGGTGCGGTACAAGGACGAGGTCGTCGCAGTGCTGACGCACCAGACCGCGCTCGCCTCGCGAAAGGTCAGCCCGCTGGAGGCCGCGTACCTCGACTGCGCGAGCGACCTGCTGCACATGCTCTCCGAGGGCACGTTCCCCAACGTGGGCGACCTCGCGATGTCGCGGTCGAGTCCACGCGTCGGCGACGGCTTCATCCGCCTCGACGAAGCGGGGGTGGTGGCCTTCGCCAGCCCGAACGCGATCTCGGCGTATCACCGCATGGGCTTGGCCGCCGAATTGGAGGGCCACAACCTGGTCAGCGTGACCCGGCCGCTGATCGGGGACCCGTTCGAGGCGCAGGAACTGGCCAACCACGTGCGCGACTCGCTGGGCGGCGGTTCTAGCATGCGCATGGAGGTCGAAGCCGGCGGCGCCGCGGTCCTGCTGCGCACTCTGCCGCTGGTGGTGCACGGCAGGCCGGTCGGCGCCGCGATGCTCATCCGCGACGTCACCGAGGTCAAGCGCCGCGACCGCGCGCTGCTGTCCAAGGACGCGACCATCCGCGAGATTCACCACCGGGTGAAAAACAACCTCCAGACCGTGGCGGCGCTGCTACGGCTGCAGGCGCGACGCACGACAAACGCCGAAGGGCGCGAAGCGTTGCTGGAGTCGGTGCGACGGGTGTCGTCGATCGCCTTGGTGCACGACGCGCTGTCGATGTCGGTCGACGAGGAGGTCAACCTCGACGAGGTGGTGGACCGGATCCTGCCCATCATGAACGACGTTGCCACGGTGGACAGTCCGATTCGCATCGACCGCGTCGGTGACCTCGGCGTGCTCGACGCCGACCGCGCCACCGCGTTGATCATGGTGATCACCGAACTGGTGCAGAACGCGATCGAGCACGCCTTCGACACGTCGACACGTCAGGGCTGCGTGACGATTCGAGCCGAACGCTCGGCCCGCTGGCTCGACGTCGTCGTCCACGACGACGGCCGCGGCCTGCCCGAGGGATTCAGCCTGGAGAAATCCGATCGGCTGGGCCTGCAGATCGTCCGGACGCTCGTGTCGGCCGAACTGGACGGGTCGCTGGGCATGCACGAGGTGCCCGCCGGCGGTACCGACGTGGTGCTGCGGGTGCCGCTCGGGCGTGCGCGTCGGCCCGCCCAGTAA